From a region of the Tiliqua scincoides isolate rTilSci1 chromosome 4, rTilSci1.hap2, whole genome shotgun sequence genome:
- the LOC136648453 gene encoding zinc finger BED domain-containing protein 5-like, translated as MDSWLVKKTPTTVEIHEDEPSTSSNPPKQRKVMRKYEPRYLKIGFTWNGDEEEPRPQCVVCCEVFANESMCPDKLRQHIETKHPHLQNQPLKFFKTKLDELEASKRKLLRITKTNKKALHTSYLISLHIAKAGKPHTFGQSLALPAIKDKVGIMFGDKSSKEVETIPLSNNTLDETTDVGDLCQLLVFVRYIWNNEPHEDMLCCEPILQGSSEEIFNILDTYVKKKGLDWIKCVGLCTDGARAVCGKKSSVVTQVLEVCPDALWTHCNIHREVLVSKSMPDNLKNVLNTSIKIVNFIKTRPSQSCLFEKVCEEMGSTHKSLLLHTDSRWLSKGKVLTRLVELREETAMFLDEKNDLAEWLRNKEFVLQLTYLADIFSKLNELNLYLQKIEGADIFVVHDEIQGFIKKLVLWKKSIEDYKYDCFETFQTFITENDVKPPDGIIMEISAHLNALSENLDYYFFEGMKNCQQKNWIANPFQDDMMTGISAKADEELIDLSENTLLKLNFNRRQLTQFWLSVQQTFPTLSTEALKVLLPFSSSYTCEVGFSAMMELKNKSRNKQQLSNSLRLKITNINVDVNAVINSNRKQAHPSHRPRYKK; from the exons ATGGATAGTTGGTTGGTAAAGAAGACACCGACGACAGTCGAAATACATGAAGATGAGCCTTCGACTAGTTCTAATCCACCAAAACAAAGAAAAGTGATGAGGAAATATGAGCCCAGATACTTAAAAATTGGATTTACATGGAATGGAGATGAAGAAGAACCACGGCCACAATGTGTTGTATGCTGCGAAGTGTTCGCAAATGAGAGCATGTGCCCAGACAAATTGCGTCAGCATATTGAGACAAAGCATCCCCATTTGCAAAACCAACCACTCAAATTTTTCAAAACAAAGCTGGATGAGTTAGAAGCGTCAAAAAGAAAGCTTCTGCGTATCACCAAGACCAACAAAAAAGCTCTGCACACCTCATACCTGATTAGTTTGCACATTGCAAAAGCTGGGAAACCGCATACTTTTGGACAGTCTTTAGCACTCCCAGCAATAAAAGACAAGGTTGGAATTATGTTTGGTGATAAGAGTTCAAAAGAAGTAGAAACAATTCCACTTTCAAACAACAC ACTGGACGAAACTACTGATGTAGGAGATTTGTGCCAGCTGCTTGTTTTTGTACGTTACATATGGAATAACGAACCCCATGAAGATATGTTGTGCTGTGAACCAATTCTTCAAGGTTCTAGCGAGGAAATATTCAACATCCTTGACACTTATGTAAAAAAGAAAGGTCTGGACTGGATAAAATGTGTTGGACTGTGTACGGACGGTGCCCGGGCTGTGTGTGGTAAAAAGAGCAGTGTCGTGACTCAAGTGCTTGAAGTTTGTCCAGATGCCTTATGGACTCACTGCAACATTCACAGGGAAGTTTTAGTATCAAAATCTATGCCAGATaatttgaaaaatgttttgaatACTTCCATTAAAATAGTGAACTTCATAAAGACAAGACCGTCACAATCATGTTTATTTGAAAAGGTGTGTGAGGAGATGGGTAGTACCCATAAATCACTTCTCTTGCACACAGATTCACGTTGGCTTTCAAAGGGGAAAGTACTAACAAGGCTTGTGGAACTCCGTGAAGAAACTGCAATGTTTCTGGATGAGAAAAATGATTTAGCAGAATGGTTGCGCAACAAGGAATTTGTTTTACAGCTCACATATTTGGCAGATATATTTTCAAAACTTAATGAACTGAATCTGTATTTACAAAAAATTGAAGGAGCAGATATATTTGTAGTTCATGATGAAATTCAAGGTTTCATCAAAAAACTTGTTTTGTGGAAAAAGAGCATTGAGGACTACAAGTATGACTGTTTTGAAACATTTCAAACTTTTATAACTGAAAATGATGTGAAACCACCTGATGGAATAATTATGGAGATTTCAGCACATTTGAACGCATTGTCAGAGAATCTGGATTATTACTTTTTTGAGGGAATGAAAAACTGTCAGCAGAAGAACTGGATTGCAAACCCATTTCAGGATGACATGATGACTGGGATATCAGCAAAGGCTGATGAAGAACTCATTGATCTGTCTGAAAACACATTGTTGAAACTGAATTTTAACCGCAGACAATTGACTCAGTTCTGGCTGTCTGTCCAGCAAACATTTCCAACTCTGTCTACTGAAGCTTTGAAGGTATTGCTCCCTTTCTCATCTTCGTACACCTGTGAAGTTGGATTTTCAGCAATGatggaattaaaaaacaaatctcGAAATAAGCAGCAATTGTCAAACTCCTTGCGCCTGAAAATAACCAACATCAATGTGGATGTCAATGCTGTGATAAATTCTAACAGGAAAcaagcacacccttcacacaGGCCTCGTTACAAGAAATAG